A region of the Phaenicophaeus curvirostris isolate KB17595 chromosome 10, BPBGC_Pcur_1.0, whole genome shotgun sequence genome:
aggAGATATTCTGTTCTGACAGTTGCACACAGTGAATGTGTCCTCCCTGCTGTGGGAGGCGTGCTTAGCTGGTTGACATCACCAGCGTGTCCTTAGGTCTAGCTCTGATCTTGAGCAGTTGGAATTGGTGAGgagaggcagaggaaggagcCGATAGAAGCATGAAGTTAACAGGACCACTCAGTGACTAGTGTGTATGTGTAGGAGTTACCTGCTGGGAAGGTAAAAGGTGAGAGAACACCATCTGTATGTTTAAAATATGATTGCTTCACTCTGGCAACCTTTTTGATCTGGGAGAGCTTGCAGGAGATGGGATGCTAGCTGAGTGGCTGCTTTACCCTGTGTAAGGGCTTTGATTAAACCCTTTTTGGATCCCACATTTGAAAAGCTCAAGACCTCTTTCTCAGGAACAGTGAATGGTTTCCTCCCTGTACGTACTGACCACTTAAAGCTGCCGTTAGTAAGATTGGTTTGGAGTTGTATGTGGAGTATTGCACTTAAGAGGAATGTTTTATAGGATGTCTGTTAGGTCAGGCCCACCAAAGAGAGCTCTGTGGTGAAGCGTAGCACACATGGACTTACCTGCTGGCAGTAAGTGCTGAGCTGCCCATTTCTGCGATGCCTTCAGTTCTGCTCTGGTTTGCTGCAGCTCTTTCCACAGAGAGTTCAAAATGAGCTTGTCTCCTCTGGTGGGGCTGAATTTATCCTGCTGAAAAGTGGTCTCCTGAGCCTCCGCTTGAGACCTTCCCAGGCAAGTGCTCTCCAGCTGGCTGAGCCTGCCAGACACGTTGTGGCTCAGCAGCAGAATGTGCTCGAGAACCTTTCCTTGCTCGGACTCGTGAAGCCTCTTGGCTTCTTCAGCTTGGTGGCTGTTCCTCACAAGCACTTGCTCTAGCTGTGACACAATGTGGGAGGTGACTTTCTCAATGGCAGCAGCAAAGGTGCCAGCGAGGCTGGCAGTGAGCTGGCTCAGCTCTGCATTCAGAGTCTGCAGTTCCACCTTCAGGATCTCATCCATTGTCTGCAGCATCATGTTCTCTTTCATCTGCGAGTTCTCAAGCATGATGAAGAGCTTGTCCCACTCGGTGTGCTCTCGCTGGCAGTCGCACGAAACAGCTGGAAGGGAAGATACAGATGTTGCTATTCTTTTGTACTTTAAACAGAAGGAGTATTTGACAAAATCTGGCTCTGTGCAAGGCTCGCAGGCTCCAGACTGTCAGGGTTTCCCTCTATATCAAAATATAGAAGTGAAGCAGCTCATATTGTAGCGACTCTAAAACTAAGCATCATTGGTTGTCTTTTGTAGGAAAACTTAAATATAAAGTCTATAAAGCCATTTCCAAGATATGCCATCCAAATGCTTTagtgtttgctttctgtaatAATCTACTGGTACAAGCACATGCTtcttcctctggaaaaaaatttgTTTGTAATTATAACTGTTACAAGAGGTAAGCAACAAAGAATATAATTCTGCACTTAACACAAATTTAGCTGAAATCTACTTACAGTCCTCGGTACCAAGAACTGGACCTTCAATTTCATTATCCAGATTCACATACATGAGGTCGTAGTCATCATCTTCATCCAGGACAGAAATAGAAGCcctgaaaacacagaacagCGTAAGCACAGAAAGTATTTCTTGGGGCAGCATTCTCTAGCTGCTTCTTGAGAAAAGCTGGGCTGCCTGGTGCTAAAGTCTGTCTTAGACTTCAGCAGAGACAAGACTGAGAGTGAGATGCAGCGAGCCCCTAATAAATGCTCCGAGTGCCTCAGCCTGAATGAATGAGCAATGCTAGTGCCAGTGTTGTAATAAGAGCGCTTCTGACTGTTGGTTTTGGccgaggggagaagggggcgtGCAGCTTGCTCAATTCCAGCCTTCCAGGTTTGCACTGGGAGGAGATGTACTGACTAGCAGAGGGGAAGAAACGGGGAAAGCTGCTCTTGCGAGCTGCCCCTTCCCCTCTGAAAGCAGATTGCTGCAATGTGCAGTGCTGCGAGGGTGAGCGCGGGGGATGAAATCACTGCCTACAAGTACTGGCTGCATCAGTCAGGTTATTTTGTGTGCTTTGTGGAAAAGTTTTCTGCAAACTCATTTTGTAGTTGGTGTGTGCCAGGGCTCTGGAGGGAattcttagaaaaataaacattcctgGGGTTGGTTTGGGTACACGTGTATGGTTTAGCCTAAATATTGTAGCTTTTTTGAGAGCTATGTATAAAAATTTCTATTATATACTAGCAGCTTACTGCTTTAACAATAAGAGAACTTAGACAGCTTGTTAGAGTTTTGCTTTTCTAGCCCTAATTACTAGTAAGGGCATCATAACTATGTGAATAACATGTTGCTGCTAGTATCTTATTTCAAGAGCATATAGTTTAGCAGCTGCATCGTTAGAGTCATTTCTGTTCactttgaaaaaacaaaccagggCACTCTAGGGTTAGACATTAATCTAGGGCTCAGTGTTATTATTATTGGTGTTAATCTGTGTTAAAGTCTGGATAGTTTATCAGTTCAATGGGACATTAATAATTTCAGAAGGTGCATGGCTTGGGTGAGATTAGGGGCAATATAGTACAAATTGTACTGTGCTAGTCCAACAGGTTAGATTGTCTCCCTGTTTCACCCCATGCAGCCATGGGCTTCCAGCTGCTCTCCTGCAAACACAAACAACAAGCAGTAACATCAAAGGGATATGTTGGAAACCACAAAAGTTTGATAAAGTAGAGGTGAGCATTTTGGGTGAGGTGGGTGCCTAACTTGAGTCATCCTGGGCAGAAAACTTGCTCTGGGTGCATGTGGTTTTTATCTTTACATGCTCAGTTTGGAGTGAATGAACGCTGCTGTTCAGCTTTGAGAGCTCCTTCTGTCCATGTTATATTTGCAGTGTGCTACAGGCTCGTTTTCTTTACaagctccctgtgctgctgggttGGGCAGAGCAGAGACTGAGCACAAGGCAACCTCTGCAATTTGTGTGTGCAGGAAGGGCAAACTGGCACTATCACAGCTCGCAGCGCTGGCTGCTCGCGCTCTACCTGCTTCCTCCCTGCCTCACTTGCAGCCAGCGCTGCAAATTCATCGAGGGTCTCCAACTGTACGTTGGTTTGTGCCTGAATTGCATA
Encoded here:
- the PTX3 gene encoding pentraxin-related protein PTX3 — encoded protein: MLPQEILSVLTLFCVFRASISVLDEDDDYDLMYVNLDNEIEGPVLGTEDSVSCDCQREHTEWDKLFIMLENSQMKENMMLQTMDEILKVELQTLNAELSQLTASLAGTFAAAIEKVTSHIVSQLEQVLVRNSHQAEEAKRLHESEQGKVLEHILLLSHNVSGRLSQLESTCLGRSQAEAQETTFQQDKFSPTRGDKLILNSLWKELQQTRAELKASQKWAAQHLLPAGCETAILFPMRSKKIFGSVHPATGMTLHSFTACIWIKVTEALDKTIIFSYGTKFNPYEIQLYLSQESAVLVVGGDQHKLAVKNVVVPGKWIHLCGTWSSENGSASLWVKGELAGAASDIANAHIIPDGGILQIGQEKNGCCIGGGFDEALAFSGKLTGFNMWDRVLSGDEIAAQSGEDACSIRGNIVGWGVTEVLPYGGAQYVS